The genomic region GCGCACGGCGTCCACCACAGCACGGGCCTGGTCGAGGCTGGTGACCATGGGTTTCGTGCAAATCACGTGCTTGCCGGCATCGAGCGCGGCAATACAGTGCTCTGCGTGGAGCGGATCGGGCGAGAAAACAGCCACCACTTCCACCTCCGGGCGGGAGACCAATCCCCGGCAGTCAGGTGTGGCGAAAGGAATCCCCATTTTCCTGGCATACGGATCGAGCACATCCCATTTCGTGTCGCAGGCGGCCACGAGCCGGAAACGGAGCCCGGGCACATCGGCCAGCAGAGTCATCGTGCTGCCCATGTTGTGCGGGCTGATACCGATGACGCCAAGACCTATAGGACGCGCGCTCATACCATTTTACCGAGGCGGCGATGTCGCGTGGTGATCAGGCTATCTTTGGCAATTCGTAACCTTTGCGGCGCGGACGAGACTTAAGAGCGTTGGCCTCGGCGTCGCCCACGAACTCCTCCTTGTCCGGGTTCCATCGCAAGCGCCGGCCCAATTCGCGCGCAATGTTGGCGAGGTGGCATAACGTGGAAGACCGGTGGGCTATTTCGACATCGGCATTTGGCCGCTTGCGGGTGCGCATGCAATCAATCCAGTTGTGCATGTGGCCCAGCGCAGGATAACCCGTGCCTTCCGGGTGGCCGGCAACCAACTCGGGCGGATCACTTTGCACCTTGTTGAGGAAGAACTCGATTCTTCCTTTTTCACCGTGGTAAATAGCGCCCCAGAAATCGCCGTGTCCTTTCGGGAGGGTCATTTCGAGCCGCCGCCCATCGGCGTAGCGCATGAAGATGGGACTAAGCGCATCGCCCGGTTTGTCCGGCCAAACTTCAACCGGCCCGGTGTAATCCGTTCCGAGGGCGGCTTGGATCATGTCCAGCGAATGTGTGCCCCAGCCGGTCATGCCCCACGGGAGTCCGCCGCCGTCGTACTCCCACCACTTGCCCCAGAGCGGGCAGCTCGGATGAAGCTCCGTGGGATCGTACGGCACCAGTGGCGTTTGGTTGCACCACATGTCCCAGTTCAGCTCCTTTGGCACTGGCTGGCCGGGTTTTGATTCGCGCCGGACCGGCGGCTCAAAATTGTGAGCGATCACCTTCTCAATCCTGCCGAGCCCGCCGGTGCGGACCAGGTTGTTGACCCAGCCGTAAAGGGGCAAGGTGCGGCATTGGGTGCCCACCTGCAATACGCGCCCGTGTTTGCGGACGGCTTTGACGAGGACTTGCCCCTCTTCGATGGTCAACGTGAGAGGCTTCTCCGCATAAACGTCCTTCTTTGCCTGGACCGCGTGGATGCAGGCGAGCGCGCGGGCATGCGTCGTGGTAGTTACGAACACGGCGTCCAACTTCTCCTTTTCCAGCATCTCGCTGTAATCCTGATAGCGCTTCCAGGTTGCGAACTGCTGGGAGTACTTAGGCATGCTCTTCACCGCCTTGCCGAAAACCGACTCCGCGCTCATTTGCCGCAGATCGCAATCAGCCAGGGCCACCACCTGCAATTGGGGTGGCGCCTCGTAAAGCAAGGCGCTGACTCTTCCACCGCAGCCAATGACCCCGACCGCGATGCGATCGTTGGGCGCGGGCTTCGCCGCCGCGCCAAACACCGAACGGGGAACAATGCAGGGCATCGCGAGCCCGGCAGTGACGGATTTAAGAAAGGCGCGTCGTTTCATGGAATTGGTGATTGGTTACTTTGTTTGCCGCGCGGCGAGGCGCGCTGAAAGTCCTTTCCAGGCAGCCATAGACCGCGTGAGATTATCGCGCGCATCGCCGGGAATGCTCACACATTGCAGTCCTATGGGGCCGCGGTAGCCCGCGGCGATGAATGGTCTTAGGAAATTCCCCACATCATAAGAACCGCTGCCCAGGTTCTCATACGTGCCCTCGGGAGAGGTTCCGTTGATGGTGACCAGGAACAGGTGCGGCATGGCATCTTTCACCAGGGCATCAAGATTGCCCTTGGGATCAGTCCAGAGCCAATGAGCGAGGTTAAAACAGACTCCTAAATTCCTGCACCGCGCGTCGCGTGCGATTCTAACCGCGTGGTCAATCCGCTCGCACCAGATATTTCGATGGGGGTAAATGGCAACACGGACCCCGTATTCCAGGGCGACGCCAGCCAGTTCACGCGCCAGTTCCACCGCGCGCGCATCCCCGGCCGGGGAAGACCGCGGCAGAGCTTTGCTCTGAAACTGGATCAGTAGCAGCGCGTTGCGACCCTTCAATTCCTTGATGGCTTCCTTGAGACTGGCGGGGTAAGTCTCGCCCGGATCCACAAAAATATCGTACGGCTGCACTGCGGCGGCGAACATCTCGAGGCCCTGCGAATGCAGGGCGCGAAAGGCCTCTTTCATTCCGCTGAGCCCGCCGAGGTACATCGAGCCTGGATAGCCGAGGTCCTTGAGCAGTTTGGCCTGGGCATCCCGCGAACCGGAGACCTTCGGATCAATGTGCTCGAAGTTCATGGCGAAAAAGGCGTTTCGCAGAACCTCCGGCGCGGCCTCGGCTGCCGATGAACAATGAATGGCGCTTTGGGCAACCAGGGTGAGGGCGGCCAAACCAGCAAACGCACGCGCCCGTCTCAGACCATTGGCGCGCATGACTAGCTCTCCAATCCCAGGCTGTCCATGAAGCGATAGGACGCGGCAATGCCTTGGTCAATAAACTCCGGCGTTGGATCGGTCGTGCCAGGCCCGAGGAATTGAATTTCCAGGCTATACGGACCGGTATAACCGACGCGTTTGAAAACCTGAGCGAGCTTCTTGAAATTGACCTCGCCCTCGCCCAGCGGCGGGAAGTCCCAGTTGCCCTTGCCGCCACGATGGTCCTTTATGTGAACGTGGACAATGCGGCCACGCAGGTCCTTTTCGCAGGATTCCAGATCGGCGACTGGATCCAAACCGGTATAGAAGCGCACGTTGGCGGCATCGTAATTGAGCCCGAGATTCGGGCGGCCGATCTTGTTGCACAAGGCCAGGGTTGCGGCCGCGGTTTCCGTCAGGCCGGCATGGCTTTCCAGCCCGATCTGCACCTTGAGTCTTTCGGCGTAACCGACAAGGGCGTCGAACTCCTTGTAGAACCTGTCCACTTCTTTCAAATCCGAGGTTATGCCGATGCCCGTGTTGACGATGGGAACGCCGAGATAGTTCGCCAGATCAATGCGGCTTCGCAACCGGACGAAGCCTTCATGGGCAACATCAACGTCTTTGGCCAATTGCGGGAATTGCGCCACGTCGGCCCGTTTGCCCATCAGAGGCCAGCCGAGATCCACATGACCGGCGATGCTGGCGATTTTGAGGCCAAAGCTCTCCGCTTGCTGGCCGAGCCGATTCATGTCCCCCGCACTCATGTATTCGGGGAAAATGTGGTCGCAGTAACACGAAATGCAGGCTACTTCGATCGTCCGGAAGCCCGACTTGGCGATGCCCTCCAACGCACGTTCCAATGATTGTTGCCTGTAGGATACAGTTCCGCAAACCAGCCGCGTCTTCATGGTAGTTGATATGTTGCTCGTAGTCCCCATTCGTTCAGCGTTGTGGTTAGTGTCAGCGCTGCGTGTTCATGCTTACTTGAGGTTTAACCATGCTGAGCGTGATTCCTCCCTGGCCCAGATCGCCAGTTCTGAATCCCCTGAGGAACGAGCCCTTGCGCTGTTCGGAGGTGCCGTGGGTGAATGCGTCGGGCACCACATAGCCCTGCGATTTCATCTAGATCCGGTCATCGCCGACAGCGGCGGCGGCGTTCACGGCCTCTTCCACATCCCCTTCTTCCAGGATCCCCTTGGTCTTCTGCGCATAGTGGGCCCAGATGCCGGCGAGAAAGTCCGCTTGCAGCTCCAGCTGCACCAGGTGGCGATTATACTCGGCTTCACTAACCCTCCCGCGCAGGCTCTGCAATTGCGCTGAGAGGCCGCATTGATTCTGCACATGGTGTCCCACTTCATGGGCAATGATATATGCCATCGCAAAATCGCCGCCAGCTCCCAGCCTTTGCTGCAACGCTTGGAGAAAAGACAGGTCAATATAGACCCGGTCATCTCCCGGACAGTAGAACGGACCGGTCGCAGACGAAGAGTAGCCGCAGGCCGAATCAACGGAACCGCTGAAGAGCACGAGCTTTGGTTCCCGGTAGGTCTTGCCACTCTGGCGAAACAGAGCCTGCCAGACGTCTTCCGTGTCCTTCAAGACTACCGAGGCGAACTGCTTCAACTCCGCTTCCGCCTCGATCACCCGGGAGTCGGCAGGTGCAACGCCGCCAGTGGACTGAAGCGAATTGAGAACTTCGGTAGGATTGCCGCCCAGCAGCCAAACCAGACCTACGACCAGCAGGACTCCGACGCCGCCCCCCGCCGCCACTTTCGCGCCGCCTGAGCTCCGACGGTCCTCAACGTTTGCACTCTGTTCTCGACCTTTCC from Candidatus Paceibacterota bacterium harbors:
- a CDS encoding Gfo/Idh/MocA family oxidoreductase, with amino-acid sequence MKRRAFLKSVTAGLAMPCIVPRSVFGAAAKPAPNDRIAVGVIGCGGRVSALLYEAPPQLQVVALADCDLRQMSAESVFGKAVKSMPKYSQQFATWKRYQDYSEMLEKEKLDAVFVTTTTHARALACIHAVQAKKDVYAEKPLTLTIEEGQVLVKAVRKHGRVLQVGTQCRTLPLYGWVNNLVRTGGLGRIEKVIAHNFEPPVRRESKPGQPVPKELNWDMWCNQTPLVPYDPTELHPSCPLWGKWWEYDGGGLPWGMTGWGTHSLDMIQAALGTDYTGPVEVWPDKPGDALSPIFMRYADGRRLEMTLPKGHGDFWGAIYHGEKGRIEFFLNKVQSDPPELVAGHPEGTGYPALGHMHNWIDCMRTRKRPNADVEIAHRSSTLCHLANIARELGRRLRWNPDKEEFVGDAEANALKSRPRRKGYELPKIA
- a CDS encoding sugar phosphate isomerase/epimerase yields the protein MNFEHIDPKVSGSRDAQAKLLKDLGYPGSMYLGGLSGMKEAFRALHSQGLEMFAAAVQPYDIFVDPGETYPASLKEAIKELKGRNALLLIQFQSKALPRSSPAGDARAVELARELAGVALEYGVRVAIYPHRNIWCERIDHAVRIARDARCRNLGVCFNLAHWLWTDPKGNLDALVKDAMPHLFLVTINGTSPEGTYENLGSGSYDVGNFLRPFIAAGYRGPIGLQCVSIPGDARDNLTRSMAAWKGLSARLAARQTK
- a CDS encoding sugar phosphate isomerase/epimerase family protein gives rise to the protein MERALEGIAKSGFRTIEVACISCYCDHIFPEYMSAGDMNRLGQQAESFGLKIASIAGHVDLGWPLMGKRADVAQFPQLAKDVDVAHEGFVRLRSRIDLANYLGVPIVNTGIGITSDLKEVDRFYKEFDALVGYAERLKVQIGLESHAGLTETAAATLALCNKIGRPNLGLNYDAANVRFYTGLDPVADLESCEKDLRGRIVHVHIKDHRGGKGNWDFPPLGEGEVNFKKLAQVFKRVGYTGPYSLEIQFLGPGTTDPTPEFIDQGIAASYRFMDSLGLES